Proteins encoded in a region of the Pseudomonas sp. PDNC002 genome:
- a CDS encoding serine hydrolase, whose product MPVTSFRPALRALALATCLLSGHAHGAETWPEADWPHGATPSGAAVQAFESYAFPDRDDATRKGVRTDAVVVIRDGQLIYERYAGPTRAETPHLAWSMSKSVMASVLGVAFGEGKFQLDDPVAKHYPAFSEHPDIKMRDLLHWASGLAWQEEYEYAPVRSSVVAMLYTRGRDDMAKFTAGFPSDAEPGKRFRYSSGDSNVLSASLKEMVGKAYADYPWTALFEPLGIQSAVWERDASGTFVGSSYAYMTARDMARIGLLMERGGRWKERQLLPQDWLKFVLAPFPEYQPDPKKPNEAVPGGQWWLNRPVAGSPAPWPDAPEDTFAALGHWGQALYVIPEQKLVIVRYADDRDGSYQHDAFLKLAQAAFAHGEVQP is encoded by the coding sequence ATGCCCGTTACTTCGTTCCGGCCAGCGCTACGCGCGCTGGCCCTCGCCACCTGTCTGCTCAGTGGCCACGCCCACGGCGCCGAAACCTGGCCCGAGGCCGACTGGCCCCACGGCGCCACGCCCAGCGGTGCCGCTGTCCAAGCCTTCGAAAGCTATGCCTTCCCCGACCGCGACGATGCGACCCGCAAGGGTGTGCGCACCGATGCGGTGGTGGTGATTCGCGATGGCCAACTGATCTACGAACGCTACGCCGGCCCGACGCGCGCCGAGACGCCGCACCTGGCCTGGTCGATGAGCAAGAGCGTGATGGCCAGCGTGCTTGGCGTGGCCTTTGGCGAGGGCAAGTTCCAGCTCGACGACCCCGTCGCCAAGCATTACCCGGCCTTCTCCGAACATCCGGACATCAAGATGCGCGACCTGCTGCACTGGGCCTCCGGCCTGGCCTGGCAGGAAGAGTACGAATACGCGCCGGTGCGCTCCTCGGTGGTGGCGATGCTCTACACCCGTGGCCGCGATGACATGGCGAAGTTCACCGCCGGTTTCCCCTCCGATGCCGAGCCGGGCAAGCGCTTCCGCTACTCCAGCGGCGACAGCAACGTGCTCTCGGCCTCGCTCAAGGAGATGGTCGGCAAGGCCTACGCGGATTATCCGTGGACCGCGCTGTTCGAGCCGCTGGGCATCCAGTCCGCCGTCTGGGAGCGCGATGCCAGCGGCACCTTCGTCGGTTCTTCCTACGCCTATATGACTGCCCGCGACATGGCACGCATCGGTCTGCTGATGGAGCGCGGTGGACGCTGGAAGGAGCGCCAGTTGCTGCCGCAGGACTGGCTGAAGTTTGTCCTGGCGCCGTTCCCGGAGTACCAGCCCGATCCCAAGAAGCCCAATGAAGCGGTCCCCGGCGGACAGTGGTGGCTCAACCGCCCGGTGGCCGGCTCGCCGGCGCCCTGGCCGGATGCCCCCGAGGATACCTTCGCCGCTCTCGGCCACTGGGGCCAGGCGCTGTACGTGATCCCCGAACAGAAGCTGGTGATCGTCCGCTACGCCGACGACCGCGACGGCAGCTACCAACACGACGCCTTCCTCAAACTTGCCCAGGCGGCCTTCGCCCACGGGGAGGTGCAGCCATGA
- a CDS encoding MBL fold metallo-hydrolase codes for MRREPIVLFDDGKHQCLCFDDLVSGDGVQSNQFLIVDHDKRLLLDPGGDLTYTPLSLELSKLFSLQDLDYIFASHQDPDIIAALDKWLLHTRAKVICSKLWARFLPHLTANYLAVSHGISTYDRVIPLPDRGESVQLGRCQLKMIPAHFLHSVGNFQIYDPVSKILFSGDMGASLVDDASPVQDFAAHVPHMEGFHRRYMASNKVGRLWANMVRGMDIEMIVPQHGRPFVGKAMIGAFLDWISDLQCGMDLMGPDDYQVPR; via the coding sequence ATGCGACGCGAACCCATCGTGTTGTTCGACGACGGTAAACATCAATGCCTGTGTTTCGACGATCTGGTCAGCGGCGACGGTGTGCAATCCAACCAGTTCCTCATCGTTGACCACGACAAGCGCCTGCTGCTCGATCCGGGCGGCGACCTGACCTACACGCCACTGTCCCTCGAACTCTCGAAACTGTTCTCGCTGCAGGACCTGGACTATATCTTCGCCTCGCACCAGGACCCGGACATCATCGCCGCGCTGGACAAATGGCTGCTGCACACCCGCGCCAAGGTCATCTGCTCCAAGCTCTGGGCGCGCTTCCTGCCGCACCTGACAGCCAACTACCTGGCAGTCAGCCATGGCATTTCCACCTACGACCGGGTCATCCCGCTGCCTGACCGTGGCGAGTCGGTGCAACTGGGGCGCTGCCAGTTGAAGATGATCCCCGCGCACTTCCTCCACTCGGTGGGCAACTTCCAGATCTACGATCCGGTCAGCAAGATCCTCTTCTCCGGCGACATGGGTGCCTCCCTGGTGGACGACGCCAGCCCCGTGCAGGATTTCGCCGCCCACGTGCCGCACATGGAAGGTTTCCACCGTCGCTACATGGCCTCGAACAAGGTTGGCCGGCTGTGGGCCAACATGGTCCGCGGCATGGACATCGAGATGATCGTTCCGCAGCACGGTCGGCCGTTCGTGGGCAAGGCCATGATCGGTGCCTTCCTCGACTGGATCAGCGACTTGCAATGCGGCATGGACCTGATGGGGCCGGACGATTACCAGGTGCCACGCTGA
- a CDS encoding acyl-CoA dehydrogenase family protein: MTWKCLIGQQERLPIGLALDDWYAELLARAGHAGSFELAVLGGRLATSPGLAFLAGYQAALRALWPAAPLSLGALCVTERKSVRPADLQTRLDGLVLHGRKDFATAAESAAWWLVAARDEEEGQSPRIAMTVVQAGAPGAKLETLPALPLMPDIPHARLLLDGAHCERLPGDGWESYSKPFRTLEDTHVLAAICAWLYGLAVEHSWPAELTLRLVGVLAGCAEVSRQPAGQPETHLLLAGVFSQFESLAATLDAAFASGDPELAEVWKRDKGVLAIAGAARAKRLEKARVAIGLDPRQ; encoded by the coding sequence ATGACCTGGAAATGCCTGATAGGCCAGCAGGAACGGTTACCGATCGGGCTGGCCCTGGACGACTGGTATGCCGAGTTGCTTGCGCGCGCAGGCCATGCGGGCAGCTTCGAGCTGGCGGTGCTCGGCGGACGCCTGGCGACTTCGCCGGGCCTGGCCTTCCTCGCCGGTTATCAGGCCGCCCTGCGCGCACTCTGGCCAGCGGCCCCGCTCAGCCTTGGCGCGCTCTGCGTGACGGAGAGGAAGAGCGTGCGTCCCGCCGACTTGCAGACGCGCCTCGACGGCCTGGTGCTGCACGGCCGCAAGGACTTCGCCACCGCCGCCGAGAGCGCCGCCTGGTGGCTGGTCGCCGCGCGCGATGAGGAAGAGGGGCAGTCTCCGCGCATCGCCATGACCGTCGTCCAGGCCGGTGCACCCGGTGCGAAGCTGGAGACACTGCCGGCCCTGCCGCTGATGCCGGACATCCCCCACGCCCGCCTGCTGCTCGACGGCGCCCATTGCGAGCGTTTGCCCGGCGATGGCTGGGAGAGCTACAGCAAACCGTTCCGCACCCTTGAAGACACCCATGTGCTGGCCGCGATCTGCGCGTGGCTCTATGGCCTCGCCGTCGAGCACAGTTGGCCCGCGGAGCTGACCCTGCGCCTGGTCGGCGTGCTCGCCGGTTGCGCGGAAGTCAGCCGCCAACCCGCCGGTCAGCCGGAAACCCACCTGCTGCTGGCCGGTGTGTTCAGCCAGTTCGAAAGCCTCGCTGCGACGCTGGATGCCGCCTTCGCCTCGGGCGATCCGGAGCTGGCGGAGGTCTGGAAACGCGACAAGGGCGTGCTCGCCATCGCCGGCGCCGCACGGGCCAAGCGCCTGGAAAAAGCGAGGGTGGCAATAGGCCTTGACCCACGTCAGTGA
- the olsB gene encoding L-ornithine N(alpha)-acyltransferase codes for MSQIALSCDTPAERRLKAVRLRGARALREAQALRYRVFSSEFDAQLKGADQGLDMDDYDRHCAHIGVRDLNTGALVATTRLLDHRAAQRLGRYYSEEEFALDGLDNLQGPVLEIGRTCVDPAYRNGGTIAVLWSELAEVLNEGGYRYLMGCASIPMRDGGIQARAVMQRLRDRYLCQENLRAEPKTPLPQLDVPDNLTAELPPLLKAYMRLGAKICGEPCWDPDFGVADVFILLKRDELCPRYARHFKAAV; via the coding sequence ATGAGTCAGATCGCCCTCTCCTGTGACACCCCCGCAGAACGCCGTCTGAAGGCCGTGCGTCTGCGCGGCGCCCGCGCCCTGCGCGAAGCCCAGGCCCTGCGCTACCGCGTGTTCAGCAGCGAGTTCGATGCCCAGCTCAAGGGCGCGGACCAAGGCCTGGACATGGACGATTACGACCGCCACTGCGCACACATCGGCGTACGCGACCTGAACACCGGCGCGCTGGTGGCCACCACGCGCCTGCTCGATCACCGCGCCGCGCAGCGCCTGGGGCGCTACTACAGCGAAGAGGAATTCGCCCTCGACGGCCTGGACAACCTGCAAGGCCCGGTGCTGGAAATTGGCCGCACCTGCGTCGACCCGGCCTACCGCAACGGCGGCACCATCGCCGTGCTGTGGAGCGAGCTGGCGGAAGTGCTCAACGAAGGCGGCTACCGCTACCTGATGGGCTGCGCCAGCATCCCCATGCGCGATGGCGGCATCCAGGCCCGCGCCGTCATGCAGCGTCTGCGTGATCGCTATCTGTGCCAGGAAAACCTGCGTGCCGAGCCGAAGACCCCGCTGCCGCAGCTGGACGTGCCGGACAACCTCACCGCCGAGCTGCCGCCCCTGCTCAAGGCCTACATGCGCCTGGGCGCGAAAATCTGCGGCGAGCCCTGCTGGGACCCGGATTTCGGCGTCGCCGACGTGTTCATCCTGCTCAAGCGCGACGAGCTCTGCCCACGCTACGCCCGCCACTTCAAGGCCGCGGTCTGA
- a CDS encoding lysophospholipid acyltransferase family protein, with protein MRSLRAWLRVARLLLVLTVGLALAAFVSLLERLPGRDWMPLRQRLTCWYLARLGGALPFDVKVHGELPGQPMLWVSNHVSWVDIPLLGALLPLTFLSKAEVRQWPVAGWLAEKAGTLFIRRGSGDARMINAQLATHLSRGRSLLVFPEGTTTDGQGLRTFHGRLMASAIEAGVPVQPVALRYRRNGQACELAPFIGDDDLVSHLKRLFDNDRGVVEIHLLPALSSAHQDRNLLAKQAQGAIHAVVCDIQEESAIAA; from the coding sequence ATGCGCAGCCTGCGCGCCTGGCTGCGCGTTGCCCGCCTGCTGCTGGTGTTGACGGTGGGCCTCGCGCTGGCTGCCTTCGTCAGCCTGCTGGAGCGCCTGCCCGGCCGCGACTGGATGCCCCTGCGCCAGCGCCTGACCTGCTGGTACCTGGCGCGTCTCGGTGGCGCCCTGCCCTTCGACGTGAAGGTGCACGGCGAGTTGCCCGGCCAGCCGATGCTGTGGGTGTCCAATCACGTGTCCTGGGTCGATATCCCGCTGCTCGGCGCCCTGCTGCCGCTGACCTTCCTGTCCAAGGCCGAAGTGCGCCAGTGGCCGGTCGCCGGCTGGCTGGCGGAAAAGGCCGGTACGCTGTTCATCCGCCGGGGTTCTGGCGATGCGCGGATGATCAACGCGCAACTGGCCACGCACCTGTCGCGCGGGCGTTCACTGTTGGTCTTCCCCGAAGGCACCACCACCGACGGCCAGGGCCTGCGCACCTTCCACGGTCGCCTGATGGCCAGTGCCATCGAGGCCGGCGTGCCGGTACAGCCGGTGGCACTGCGTTACCGCCGCAACGGCCAGGCGTGCGAGTTGGCGCCCTTCATCGGTGACGATGATCTGGTCAGCCACTTGAAGCGTCTGTTCGACAATGATCGGGGAGTCGTGGAAATCCACCTGCTGCCGGCGCTGTCCAGCGCCCACCAGGATCGCAATCTGCTGGCGAAACAGGCGCAAGGCGCGATCCACGCCGTGGTGTGTGATATTCAGGAAGAGTCGGCCATCGCGGCCTGA
- a CDS encoding universal stress protein: MMKSLMVATDLSGRSEKALHRAAALAKRYACPWTVIYVVDEDQPAALVEQEVTQVRLMLEARLVELTELGGTCPKLLVERGDPNQQILAAAKKQNCEVLVMGAHRKSVLRDIFVGTTVERVLRAGQVPVLVVNQPAAGEYRDLLLALDTSPASAHAVEVADELGLLEGAVRRGVYAFSPLAKGMMQYSGVSEERIDEFVSSESRQAVDELKKFLHDQHLEERIDEQLVAVGLPGNVLQRMVDKHRPDLLVMGTRGMGGIKRALIGSVADYALRELDCDILVVPPEA; encoded by the coding sequence ATGATGAAGTCGTTAATGGTCGCAACGGATCTGTCTGGCCGTTCCGAAAAGGCTTTGCACCGTGCGGCGGCGCTCGCCAAGCGCTACGCCTGTCCCTGGACCGTGATCTACGTGGTCGATGAAGACCAGCCTGCCGCGCTGGTCGAGCAGGAAGTCACCCAGGTGCGCCTGATGCTCGAAGCGCGCCTGGTGGAACTCACCGAACTGGGCGGCACCTGCCCGAAGCTGCTGGTGGAGCGCGGTGACCCGAATCAGCAGATCCTCGCCGCTGCAAAGAAACAGAATTGCGAAGTCCTGGTGATGGGCGCGCACCGCAAGAGCGTGCTGCGCGACATCTTCGTCGGCACCACGGTGGAGCGAGTGTTGCGCGCCGGGCAAGTGCCGGTGCTGGTGGTCAACCAGCCGGCCGCCGGCGAATACCGCGATCTGCTGCTGGCACTGGACACCTCGCCAGCCTCGGCCCACGCGGTGGAAGTGGCCGATGAGCTGGGCCTGCTAGAAGGCGCCGTGCGCCGTGGCGTCTACGCCTTCAGCCCGCTGGCCAAGGGCATGATGCAGTACTCCGGGGTGAGCGAAGAGCGCATCGACGAATTCGTCAGCAGCGAATCGCGCCAGGCGGTGGACGAGCTGAAAAAGTTCCTCCACGACCAGCACCTGGAAGAACGCATCGACGAACAACTGGTGGCCGTCGGGCTGCCGGGCAACGTGTTGCAGCGGATGGTCGACAAGCATCGACCGGATCTGCTGGTCATGGGTACTCGGGGTATGGGTGGAATCAAGCGTGCCCTGATCGGCAGTGTCGCCGACTACGCTCTGCGCGAACTGGATTGTGACATCCTGGTCGTGCCGCCGGAGGCTTGA
- a CDS encoding ACP phosphodiesterase, translated as MNYLAHLHLGGDRPAQLLGSLYGDFVKGPLAGQWPAEIEAGIRLHRRIDAFTDSHPLIHSAKTRFPSERRRMAGVLLDVFFDHCLARDWGRFSEESLEHFTQRVYGVLGRTPGLPERLARIAPRMAAQDWLGSYRQFEVLQDVVTGMSRRLSRPSLLDGAWEELERLYVPLSADFREFYPELQAFVRNPPKSMDGPA; from the coding sequence ATGAATTACCTCGCGCATCTCCATCTGGGCGGCGACCGGCCCGCCCAACTGCTCGGCAGCCTCTACGGCGATTTCGTCAAAGGCCCGCTCGCCGGCCAGTGGCCCGCCGAGATCGAGGCGGGCATCCGCCTGCACCGGCGCATCGATGCCTTCACCGACAGTCATCCCTTGATACACAGTGCCAAGACACGTTTCCCCAGCGAGCGCCGGCGCATGGCTGGCGTGCTTCTGGACGTGTTCTTCGACCACTGCCTGGCCCGTGACTGGGGGCGTTTCTCCGAGGAGTCGCTGGAGCACTTCACCCAACGGGTCTACGGTGTACTGGGCCGCACGCCCGGCCTGCCGGAGCGTCTGGCGCGCATTGCACCGCGCATGGCGGCGCAGGATTGGCTGGGCAGTTACCGGCAGTTCGAGGTGTTGCAGGACGTGGTGACCGGTATGTCCCGGCGCCTGTCGCGGCCATCCCTGCTGGACGGCGCCTGGGAGGAACTGGAGCGGCTCTACGTGCCACTCAGCGCGGATTTCCGCGAGTTCTATCCCGAACTGCAGGCCTTCGTCAGAAATCCGCCGAAATCGATGGACGGTCCGGCCTGA
- a CDS encoding helix-turn-helix transcriptional regulator — translation MTEQLNLDLDEIFKALAHPVRRDMLYWLKDPEQFFVEQEHQSFEIGVCAGKFDQRTGLSQSTVSAHLAALQRAGLVTSRKVGQWNFFKRNEETIEAFVRHLSEAL, via the coding sequence ATGACTGAACAACTCAATCTCGACCTCGACGAAATCTTCAAGGCCCTGGCCCATCCGGTACGGCGCGACATGCTGTATTGGCTCAAGGACCCGGAGCAATTCTTCGTCGAGCAGGAGCACCAATCCTTCGAGATCGGCGTCTGCGCCGGCAAGTTCGACCAGCGTACCGGTCTGTCGCAATCCACCGTCTCCGCGCATCTGGCCGCCCTCCAGCGCGCGGGTCTGGTGACCAGTCGAAAAGTCGGCCAGTGGAACTTCTTCAAACGCAATGAAGAGACCATCGAGGCCTTTGTTCGCCACTTGAGCGAAGCGTTGTAA
- a CDS encoding MFS transporter, which translates to MPTSLLVLALSAFAIGTTEFVIMGLLPEVAGDLSVSIPAAGWLVSGYAFSVAIGAPIMALLTARLPRKTALLMLMGIFILGNLLCAVAANYGLLMLARIITALCHGAFFGIGSVVAASLVPANRKASAVALMFTGLTLANVLGVPAGTALGQVAGWRSPFWAVTLIGVVALISLWRVLPKQHDEEAVDMRKEVAALRNGPLWLALGTTVLFSAAVFALFTYVAPLLGEVTQVSPRGITWTLVLIGLGLTLGNIIGGRLADWRLGTTLAGVFATMAVVSTVLSWTSASLIPAEITLFIWAAAAFAAVPALQVNVVRVGGAAPNLVATLNIGAFNVGNAIGAWVGGSVIDHGLGLTRVPLAGAVLSVLALIAVMIAFSGKPNQPQTVLD; encoded by the coding sequence ATGCCCACTTCGCTTCTCGTCCTCGCTTTGTCCGCGTTTGCCATCGGCACCACGGAATTCGTGATCATGGGCCTGTTGCCCGAGGTCGCGGGCGACCTGTCCGTCTCCATTCCCGCCGCCGGCTGGCTGGTCAGCGGCTATGCCTTCAGCGTCGCCATCGGCGCGCCGATCATGGCGCTGCTCACGGCCCGACTGCCGCGCAAGACCGCGCTGCTGATGCTCATGGGCATCTTCATCCTCGGCAACCTGCTCTGCGCGGTGGCCGCCAACTACGGCCTGCTGATGCTGGCGCGGATCATCACTGCGCTCTGCCACGGCGCCTTCTTCGGCATCGGCTCGGTGGTCGCCGCCAGCCTGGTGCCGGCCAACCGCAAGGCTTCCGCCGTGGCCCTGATGTTCACCGGCCTGACCCTGGCCAACGTGCTCGGCGTTCCGGCCGGTACCGCGCTGGGCCAGGTCGCTGGCTGGCGCTCGCCTTTCTGGGCGGTGACCCTGATCGGCGTCGTCGCCCTGATCAGCCTGTGGCGCGTGCTGCCCAAGCAACACGATGAAGAAGCGGTGGACATGCGCAAGGAAGTCGCCGCGCTGCGCAACGGCCCGCTGTGGCTGGCGCTGGGCACCACCGTGCTGTTCTCCGCCGCCGTCTTCGCGCTGTTCACCTACGTCGCGCCGCTGCTGGGGGAGGTCACCCAGGTTTCCCCGCGCGGCATCACCTGGACCCTGGTACTGATCGGCCTCGGCCTGACCCTGGGCAACATCATCGGAGGCCGCCTCGCCGACTGGCGCCTGGGCACGACCCTGGCCGGCGTGTTCGCCACCATGGCCGTCGTCTCCACCGTGCTGAGCTGGACCAGCGCCTCGCTGATCCCGGCCGAAATCACCCTGTTCATCTGGGCCGCCGCTGCCTTCGCCGCCGTGCCTGCCCTGCAGGTCAACGTGGTCCGCGTCGGCGGCGCCGCGCCCAACCTCGTCGCCACCCTGAACATCGGCGCCTTCAACGTCGGCAACGCCATTGGCGCCTGGGTCGGCGGCAGCGTCATCGACCACGGCCTGGGCCTGACCCGCGTGCCCCTGGCCGGCGCCGTGCTCTCCGTACTCGCGCTGATCGCGGTGATGATCGCGTTCAGCGGCAAGCCCAACCAGCCCCAAACCGTCCTCGATTGA
- a CDS encoding alkene reductase: MTTLFDPIVIGDLELPNRIIMAPLTRCRADEGRVPNALMAEYYSQRADAGLILSEATSVTPMGVGYPDTPGIWSDDQVRGWTNVTKAIHANGGRIFLQLWHVGRISDPLYLNGETPVAPSALKPAGHVSLVRPIKEFVTPRALETEEIADIVEAYRIGAENAKAAGFDGVEIHGANGYLLDQFLQSSTNQRNDQYGGSIENRARLLLEVTDAAIGVWGAGRVGVHLAPRMDSHDMGDADPLATFGYVARELGKRGVAFICTREKAADDSIGPKLKEIFGGVYIANERFTKETASEWLESGKADAVAFGIPFIANPDLVTRLQKGAAWNEPHPETFYGKGPVGYLDYPRL; the protein is encoded by the coding sequence ATGACTACGCTTTTCGATCCCATCGTCATCGGTGACCTGGAACTGCCCAACCGCATCATCATGGCCCCGCTGACCCGCTGCCGCGCCGACGAAGGCCGCGTGCCCAACGCGCTGATGGCCGAGTACTACTCCCAGCGCGCCGATGCCGGCCTGATCCTCAGCGAAGCCACCTCGGTGACCCCGATGGGCGTCGGCTACCCGGACACCCCCGGCATCTGGTCCGACGATCAGGTTCGCGGCTGGACCAACGTCACCAAGGCCATACACGCCAATGGCGGCCGCATCTTCCTGCAGCTGTGGCACGTCGGCCGCATCTCCGACCCGCTGTATCTGAACGGCGAAACCCCGGTAGCACCGAGCGCCCTCAAACCGGCCGGCCATGTCAGCCTGGTGCGCCCGATCAAGGAATTCGTCACCCCGCGTGCCCTGGAAACCGAAGAGATCGCCGACATAGTCGAGGCCTACCGCATCGGTGCCGAGAACGCCAAGGCCGCCGGCTTCGACGGCGTGGAAATCCACGGTGCCAATGGCTACCTGCTCGACCAGTTCCTGCAGAGCAGCACCAACCAGCGCAACGACCAATACGGCGGCTCCATCGAGAACCGCGCCCGCCTGCTGCTGGAAGTCACCGACGCCGCCATCGGCGTGTGGGGCGCCGGCCGCGTCGGTGTGCACCTGGCTCCGCGCATGGACTCCCACGACATGGGCGATGCCGACCCACTGGCCACCTTCGGCTATGTGGCCCGCGAGCTGGGCAAGCGCGGCGTGGCGTTCATCTGCACCCGCGAGAAGGCCGCTGACGACAGCATCGGCCCGAAACTGAAGGAAATCTTCGGCGGCGTGTACATCGCCAACGAACGCTTCACCAAGGAAACCGCCAGCGAGTGGCTGGAAAGCGGCAAGGCTGATGCGGTGGCATTCGGCATTCCGTTCATCGCCAACCCGGACCTGGTGACTCGCCTGCAGAAAGGCGCCGCCTGGAACGAGCCGCACCCGGAAACCTTCTACGGCAAGGGCCCGGTCGGCTACCTGGACTACCCGCGCCTGTAA
- a CDS encoding FeoC-like transcriptional regulator yields MVTAIAVRNLLGEMGEADVPTLAQRLGASRALLEALLERLLVMGVVEKVAPEPAVCGSCKGCAEATRCSTTGYRLSGRHVATPLRWSSSYR; encoded by the coding sequence ATGGTCACGGCAATCGCGGTGCGCAACCTGCTGGGCGAGATGGGGGAGGCGGATGTGCCGACCCTCGCTCAACGCCTCGGCGCCTCCAGGGCGCTGCTCGAAGCTTTGCTGGAAAGGCTGCTGGTGATGGGCGTGGTGGAAAAGGTCGCGCCCGAGCCGGCGGTCTGCGGGAGTTGCAAGGGATGCGCGGAGGCGACGCGGTGTTCGACGACCGGGTATCGCCTCTCCGGTCGCCATGTCGCCACGCCCTTGCGCTGGAGCAGCTCCTATAGGTAA